One region of Endozoicomonas sp. Mp262 genomic DNA includes:
- a CDS encoding VanZ family protein: MEKLMVFLQEIPSIWFKGLFFAAAAFALFMALIPGHADPTGFMNDKVKHALTFLVLFAMMDMAFPTEGMPLWKPACLLGFGMLIEVFQKMTGYREFSMGDIIADLLGIGGYLLVRFIAY, encoded by the coding sequence ATGGAAAAGCTGATGGTCTTCTTGCAGGAAATCCCATCTATCTGGTTTAAGGGACTGTTTTTTGCTGCCGCTGCCTTTGCCTTATTTATGGCACTGATCCCTGGTCATGCTGACCCTACGGGGTTTATGAACGACAAGGTGAAGCATGCACTGACCTTTTTGGTGTTATTTGCCATGATGGATATGGCATTTCCTACAGAAGGCATGCCTCTATGGAAGCCTGCCTGTCTGTTAGGTTTTGGGATGCTCATTGAAGTCTTCCAGAAAATGACCGGGTATCGGGAGTTCAGTATGGGAGATATCATTGCTGACCTTTTGGGTATTGGCGGATACCTTCTGGTGAGATTTATTGCCTATTAA
- a CDS encoding ABC transporter permease has protein sequence MYKFILKRLAFLIPVLMGVSLLVFAILSFTPGDPAQLILGENAPVEAVEDLREEMGLNDPFIIRYVRFVGNAMIGDFGRSYATGREVAGEIFSRFPNTLILAGLGVLIAVLIGIPVGIISATRQYSLIDSSSMVIALLGVSMPNFWLGLMLILTFSVGLGWLPSGGYSSWSSLILPAITLGTGSAAIITRMTRSSMLEVVRQDYIRTARAKGVSESVVINRHALKNAMIPIITVVGLQFGYLLGGAVLTETVYSWPGVGRMMVDAIRQKDTPTVLGTVVFLATTFSLVNLMVDILYGFVDPRIKSQYK, from the coding sequence ATGTATAAATTCATACTCAAAAGGCTGGCCTTTCTGATACCAGTGCTGATGGGGGTATCTTTACTGGTATTTGCTATTTTGTCGTTTACCCCCGGTGATCCGGCTCAGTTGATTCTTGGTGAAAATGCACCAGTAGAAGCGGTTGAAGACCTTAGGGAAGAAATGGGGTTGAATGATCCTTTTATCATCCGCTATGTTCGGTTTGTGGGTAATGCCATGATCGGCGATTTTGGCCGATCTTACGCTACGGGTAGGGAGGTGGCTGGCGAAATCTTTTCCCGCTTTCCCAATACTTTAATCCTGGCAGGGCTGGGGGTGCTTATCGCCGTGTTAATAGGCATACCCGTGGGCATTATCTCAGCCACCCGACAGTATTCCCTGATTGATAGTTCCTCCATGGTCATTGCCTTGCTGGGGGTCTCAATGCCGAATTTTTGGCTTGGCCTTATGTTGATACTGACCTTTTCTGTGGGTCTGGGCTGGCTGCCTTCTGGGGGTTACTCCAGCTGGAGTTCGCTGATTTTGCCAGCCATTACTCTGGGTACGGGATCTGCTGCCATTATTACCCGCATGACTCGCTCTTCTATGCTGGAAGTGGTTCGCCAGGATTATATCCGGACTGCTCGGGCCAAGGGTGTTTCAGAGAGCGTGGTCATCAACCGTCATGCCCTGAAAAACGCGATGATTCCGATTATTACCGTAGTCGGCCTGCAGTTTGGTTATCTGCTGGGGGGCGCCGTGTTGACCGAAACGGTGTATTCATGGCCCGGTGTTGGAAGAATGATGGTGGATGCCATCCGGCAGAAGGATACTCCTACTGTTTTGGGTACAGTGGTCTTTCTTGCTACAACCTTCAGCCTTGTAAACCTGATGGTTGACATTCTTTATGGTTTTGTCGATCCACGTATCAAGTCTCAATATAAGTAG
- a CDS encoding glutathione ABC transporter substrate-binding protein, whose amino-acid sequence MHKRLRLAVIMAASVLISACGGAPESSGDKDSLVVAQMADAKTLDPHATNDQTSSRVTAQLFSQLVEIDHDMNIIPGLAKSWEQVDDYATVFHLREGVKFHNGEEMKASDVKFSFDRMMASPSVAHIVGALDRVEIIDEYTVKIVTKYPFGPLLYHLAHTSSSILSEKAVKKEGDNFGQHPVGTGPFKIDSWAAGDRIVLAAFDDYYGGKQDVEKVVFRNVPEGTNRAIGLETGEIDIAYDISAIDKDVVRNDKRLALAEEESLSQAYVGFNVNKAPFNNVKVRQAVAYALNPNDVIDAVLLGSGIPSNSPIGPKVFGYNPNAKQYHQNLEKARELLKEAGYPNGFKTSIWMNDTPGSIQTAQVLQAQLRKVGIDMAIEVTEWGAFLDGTSRGEHEMFMMGWVSVTGDADYGLYALFSSKTHGGAGNRSFYSNPVVDELLIKARQSTDQQQRQKLYAELQNVLQEEVPIISLYYQYYNAGMQKNVEGFSLLPTGHYKIRGVHFSS is encoded by the coding sequence ATGCATAAAAGATTGAGACTTGCCGTAATAATGGCTGCGTCTGTACTTATTTCAGCATGTGGGGGAGCACCGGAGTCAAGTGGAGATAAAGACTCGCTGGTGGTGGCTCAGATGGCTGATGCAAAAACTCTTGACCCTCATGCTACTAATGATCAGACCTCTTCAAGGGTAACTGCCCAGCTGTTTAGCCAACTGGTGGAAATCGATCACGATATGAATATTATTCCAGGGCTGGCCAAGTCCTGGGAGCAGGTTGATGATTACGCCACTGTTTTCCATTTAAGAGAGGGTGTTAAATTTCATAACGGCGAGGAAATGAAAGCCTCGGATGTTAAATTCTCATTTGACCGAATGATGGCCTCGCCTTCTGTTGCCCATATTGTTGGAGCACTTGATCGAGTGGAGATTATTGACGAATACACGGTTAAGATTGTCACTAAATACCCATTTGGACCTTTGCTTTATCATCTGGCTCATACATCGTCTTCTATTCTCAGTGAAAAGGCAGTGAAGAAAGAGGGAGACAACTTTGGGCAGCACCCTGTCGGTACCGGACCTTTTAAAATAGACAGTTGGGCGGCAGGGGACAGAATCGTACTGGCAGCCTTTGATGATTATTATGGTGGAAAACAGGATGTTGAAAAGGTCGTGTTCAGAAATGTGCCTGAAGGTACTAACCGGGCAATAGGTCTTGAAACTGGCGAAATTGACATTGCTTACGACATCAGTGCCATTGATAAGGACGTTGTCAGAAACGATAAGCGCCTGGCATTGGCTGAGGAGGAATCACTTTCTCAAGCTTATGTGGGTTTTAATGTTAACAAAGCACCTTTCAATAATGTCAAAGTGCGTCAGGCAGTGGCTTATGCACTAAACCCCAATGATGTTATTGATGCAGTGCTGTTGGGTTCAGGTATTCCTTCAAACTCACCTATTGGGCCAAAAGTTTTTGGTTATAATCCGAATGCCAAGCAGTATCATCAAAATTTGGAAAAGGCTCGTGAACTGCTGAAAGAAGCCGGCTACCCTAACGGCTTTAAAACTTCAATCTGGATGAATGATACACCCGGTTCCATTCAAACGGCTCAGGTCTTGCAGGCCCAGTTGCGTAAAGTGGGTATTGATATGGCGATCGAGGTGACTGAATGGGGTGCATTTCTGGATGGGACATCCCGTGGTGAGCATGAAATGTTTATGATGGGTTGGGTGTCTGTGACTGGCGATGCAGACTATGGCCTGTATGCCCTGTTTAGCTCTAAAACGCACGGAGGGGCGGGTAACCGTTCTTTCTACAGTAATCCTGTCGTTGATGAGTTGCTTATAAAAGCCCGTCAATCCACTGATCAGCAGCAACGCCAGAAATTGTATGCTGAACTGCAGAATGTACTTCAGGAAGAAGTGCCGATTATTTCCCTTTATTACCAATACTACAATGCCGGCATGCAAAAAAATGTTGAAGGCTTCAGTCTGTTACCTACAGGCCACTATAAAATCCGTGGTGTTCATTTCTCAAGCTGA
- a CDS encoding ABC transporter permease, with the protein MSENLTLENCRDEQGVVRAAPKKRSQWMEVWYHLKKNKMAMLGLFILSIVVFVAIFADYIADYDTVVIAQNLQDRLQGPSAQYWLGTDEFGRDIFARMIHGARVSLLVGIFSVGISIILGGALGAVAGYYGGRFDNIIMRIMDIFLAVPSILLAIAIVSALGANLMNLMLAIAVSSIPSYARVVRASVLSLRDQEFIEAARAIGASDARIIFCHIVPNCLAPVIVQGALGVAGAILATAGLSFIGLGVQPPDPEWGAMLAGGRQYLRHAWHVTTFPGLAIMITILALNLLGDGLRDALDPRLKH; encoded by the coding sequence ATGTCTGAGAATCTGACATTAGAAAACTGCCGGGATGAGCAGGGTGTGGTGAGAGCCGCGCCGAAAAAAAGAAGTCAGTGGATGGAAGTCTGGTATCACCTGAAAAAGAATAAGATGGCCATGTTGGGGCTGTTTATTCTTTCTATTGTAGTCTTTGTGGCTATCTTTGCAGACTATATAGCTGATTATGACACGGTGGTTATTGCCCAGAACTTGCAGGATCGATTGCAGGGACCCAGCGCCCAGTACTGGTTAGGCACAGATGAGTTTGGCCGTGATATTTTTGCCCGGATGATCCATGGTGCCCGGGTGTCCTTGTTGGTGGGCATTTTTTCTGTGGGTATTTCCATTATCCTGGGGGGCGCGCTGGGTGCTGTTGCCGGTTATTACGGTGGTCGTTTTGATAATATCATCATGCGAATCATGGATATTTTTCTGGCGGTTCCCAGTATTTTGCTGGCAATAGCCATTGTTTCTGCATTGGGTGCCAACCTGATGAACCTGATGTTAGCTATTGCAGTGTCCTCTATTCCCAGTTATGCCAGGGTTGTCAGGGCTTCGGTTCTGTCTTTAAGGGATCAGGAGTTTATTGAAGCAGCCAGGGCCATTGGTGCCAGCGATGCCCGGATTATTTTTTGTCATATTGTTCCAAATTGCCTGGCTCCGGTTATTGTGCAGGGTGCGCTGGGTGTTGCTGGTGCAATTCTGGCGACGGCTGGTCTTAGCTTTATCGGTTTGGGTGTCCAGCCTCCCGATCCTGAATGGGGAGCAATGCTTGCCGGTGGTCGTCAATATCTCCGTCATGCGTGGCATGTCACAACATTCCCCGGTTTGGCCATTATGATCACCATTCTCGCCTTGAACTTGTTGGGGGATGGCCTGCGTGATGCACTGGATCCAAGATTGAAGCATTAA
- a CDS encoding ABC transporter ATP-binding protein: MNNELLSVEDLSIIYKADGDIVKAVTGLNFTLAKGETLGLIGETGAGKTTAALGIMGLVPNPPGEIINGRVVFEGKDLLQLSEDEMRQIRGNKISMIFQDPMTSLNPVMTVGEQIAEVILIHDDVSREESESKAREMLELVGIPGERAGDYPHQFSGGMKQRVVIAIALACSPDLLIADEPTTALDVTIQAQVLDLMKELKSKYNTAMLLITHDLGVVAQVCDKVAIMYAGEVVESGNIRDVYQNTRHPYTKGLFGSIPDLKSSADRLNPIKGLMPDPTHLPSGCKFHPRCPEAVATCATAQPHAVITEAGHAVKCHMSQRVTEMSMAMEVQ; encoded by the coding sequence ATGAATAACGAATTATTATCGGTTGAAGACCTAAGCATCATTTATAAAGCCGATGGAGACATTGTTAAAGCCGTAACCGGGTTGAATTTCACCCTGGCAAAAGGTGAAACACTAGGATTGATTGGTGAGACCGGTGCGGGAAAAACCACCGCAGCATTGGGTATTATGGGGTTGGTACCAAATCCTCCGGGTGAAATTATCAACGGTCGGGTTGTTTTTGAGGGCAAGGATTTATTACAACTTTCAGAAGATGAAATGCGACAGATTCGTGGCAATAAGATTTCCATGATCTTTCAGGACCCTATGACATCTTTAAATCCGGTGATGACCGTTGGGGAGCAGATTGCTGAAGTTATTTTGATTCATGACGATGTTTCCCGGGAAGAGTCTGAGTCTAAGGCCAGGGAAATGCTTGAGCTGGTGGGAATCCCGGGCGAACGGGCAGGGGACTATCCCCATCAGTTCTCAGGCGGTATGAAGCAGCGGGTAGTCATTGCTATTGCCCTGGCCTGTAGTCCTGATTTGTTAATTGCAGATGAACCCACCACGGCTCTTGATGTCACCATTCAGGCTCAGGTGCTGGACTTGATGAAAGAGCTGAAAAGTAAATACAACACTGCCATGCTTCTCATTACTCATGATCTGGGTGTAGTAGCCCAGGTTTGTGACAAGGTAGCGATTATGTACGCTGGGGAAGTGGTTGAGAGTGGCAATATTCGTGACGTTTATCAAAATACCCGGCATCCTTATACGAAAGGTCTGTTTGGCTCAATCCCTGATCTTAAGAGTAGCGCCGATCGATTAAATCCTATTAAAGGGTTAATGCCTGATCCCACCCATCTGCCATCAGGCTGTAAATTCCACCCCCGCTGTCCAGAAGCAGTGGCAACCTGTGCTACGGCTCAACCTCATGCAGTGATTACTGA